The Bacteroidota bacterium genome has a segment encoding these proteins:
- a CDS encoding TlpA family protein disulfide reductase, which yields MKSIKERIKAYTSKKSKFGIASDIVFVAILIALLFPTSRNELIVGVKKLLLFQPGLEKNIEELGEKDYNWSIQNLDGEIIPFSEFQGKTIFLNTWATWCPHCIAEFPSIQRLYDVYGKDIEFVILSNENPSTVQAFLDKVGYDFPVYLTYDAMPVALESRSLPTTFIISPKGEILINKKGSAKWDGDKVKALIDDLLSK from the coding sequence ATGAAGAGTATAAAGGAAAGAATAAAAGCATATACAAGCAAAAAATCCAAATTTGGAATAGCATCTGATATCGTCTTTGTTGCCATATTAATAGCCCTATTATTCCCTACATCAAGAAATGAGCTAATAGTCGGAGTTAAAAAACTGTTGCTTTTTCAACCTGGCCTTGAAAAAAACATAGAAGAGCTTGGTGAAAAGGATTATAATTGGTCTATTCAAAATTTGGATGGAGAAATAATTCCGTTTTCAGAATTTCAGGGTAAAACAATATTTCTGAATACATGGGCAACATGGTGCCCTCATTGTATTGCTGAGTTTCCTAGTATACAGCGGCTTTATGATGTGTATGGAAAAGACATTGAATTCGTGATACTGAGTAATGAAAATCCTTCCACTGTTCAAGCATTTCTTGATAAAGTAGGCTATGACTTTCCAGTATACTTAACGTATGATGCCATGCCTGTAGCACTTGAATCAAGATCACTTCCAACCACATTCATTATATCTCCAAAAGGAGAAATTTTGATTAATAAAAAAGGAAGTGCAAAATGGGATGGCGATAAAGTGAAAGCTTTAATTGACGATTTACTCAGTAAATAA
- a CDS encoding site-specific DNA-methyltransferase: MNTNTIYNENCLITMAKIPNDFVELILTSPPYDSMRDYHNTDFDFKAIAKELYRILKDGCVLVWIVGDATVKGNETGTSFQQALYFKEIGFNLFDTMIYAKQSRGAVGNNKSYWQTFEYMFVLSKGHPKTINLIRDRPNKESRKGDTGTKRLQNGDLKQIKRAGYESFGRRTNIWEYHVGKGHSTKDEIAFKHPAIFPEKLANDHILSWSNKGDLIYDPFMGSGTTAKMALLNNRNYIGSEISKIYYNLSLERIEKYKYDKD; this comes from the coding sequence ATGAATACAAATACGATTTACAATGAAAACTGCCTGATAACCATGGCCAAAATACCAAATGATTTTGTGGAATTGATTCTCACCTCTCCTCCTTACGATTCGATGCGTGATTACCATAATACTGACTTTGATTTCAAAGCAATAGCTAAAGAACTTTACAGGATTTTAAAAGATGGATGTGTATTGGTATGGATTGTTGGAGATGCAACTGTTAAAGGTAATGAAACAGGAACGTCATTTCAACAAGCCTTATATTTTAAGGAAATTGGCTTCAATCTTTTTGATACGATGATTTATGCAAAACAATCAAGAGGAGCAGTTGGAAATAATAAAAGCTATTGGCAAACTTTTGAATATATGTTTGTTTTAAGCAAAGGTCATCCAAAAACAATTAATCTCATTAGAGATAGGCCAAATAAAGAAAGCCGTAAAGGAGACACAGGTACAAAAAGATTACAAAATGGAGATCTAAAACAGATTAAAAGAGCAGGTTATGAATCATTTGGAAGAAGAACAAATATTTGGGAGTACCATGTAGGAAAAGGACATTCGACTAAAGATGAAATTGCGTTCAAACATCCTGCAATTTTTCCTGAAAAATTAGCAAACGATCATATACTAAGCTGGAGCAATAAAGGAGATTTGATTTATGATCCGTTTATGGGTAGTGGAACAACGGCAAAAATGGCTCTATTAAATAATCGAAATTACATCGGTAGTGAAATTTCAAAAATCTATTACAATCTATCACTTGAGCGTATTGAAAAATACAAATACGATAAAGATTAG
- a CDS encoding peptidase M3, which translates to MKNALKGLAVLIIGISLLLSFRNPQKEDMKQKLKDFIVKYENQVKDLNRETALAYFNAAVSGSDADYKLAEENQIKLSKIHSNVEDYEVLLQIKESGEIVDELLSRQLTSLYNAFLFSRIDEKKLEEMIMLSTDIEKKYSNFRAIVGEEKLSDNEIERILKEETDSEKLKAVWEAHKNIGFLVAEDVLTLVRVRNEIAQQLEFNNFHEMKLLMSDQNPEDVFKLFNELDDLTRADFIELKGEIDTYLAKKNGISVEELRPWHYQNRFFQEAPSMYDVDLDKYYKGKDIEKLTSSYYAGIGLDITDILANSDLYEKPGKNQHAFCIDIDNEGDVRILCNIKDNSSWMNTMLHEYGHGVYDKYIDRDLPYVLRDPAHTFTTEAIAQMFGRFASNPQWLKDVVGISSKEKRAITEESLNTLRLEQLVFSRWAQVMYRFEKGMYENPDQDLNKLWWDLVEQYQMVTRPDNRQAPDWASKVHIATSPCYYHNYLLGELLASQLYYYITKEIFKSEDYKNQSFANNKAVGDYLLENIFKPGARYYWNDMIEKATGEKLTAKYYAMQFVKNK; encoded by the coding sequence ATGAAAAATGCATTAAAAGGATTAGCCGTTTTAATAATTGGAATTAGCCTGCTACTTTCATTCAGGAATCCACAAAAAGAGGATATGAAGCAAAAGTTGAAAGATTTTATTGTAAAATATGAGAATCAAGTTAAAGATTTAAATAGAGAAACAGCCTTGGCATATTTCAATGCTGCTGTTTCAGGAAGTGATGCTGATTACAAACTTGCTGAAGAAAATCAAATAAAGTTGAGCAAGATTCATTCAAATGTTGAGGATTATGAAGTGTTATTGCAGATTAAAGAATCTGGAGAAATTGTTGATGAGCTTCTTTCAAGGCAATTAACAAGTTTATATAATGCATTTCTTTTTAGTAGAATTGATGAAAAGAAACTTGAAGAGATGATTATGTTGAGTACTGATATTGAGAAAAAGTACAGTAATTTTCGAGCAATAGTGGGTGAAGAAAAACTTTCAGATAATGAAATTGAAAGGATATTGAAAGAGGAAACAGATTCTGAAAAATTAAAAGCAGTTTGGGAAGCGCATAAAAATATAGGTTTTTTAGTTGCAGAAGATGTTCTTACTTTAGTTAGGGTTCGCAATGAAATTGCCCAGCAATTAGAATTTAATAATTTTCATGAAATGAAGCTTTTGATGAGTGATCAGAATCCTGAAGATGTGTTCAAATTGTTTAATGAATTAGATGATTTAACGAGAGCAGATTTCATTGAGTTAAAAGGAGAAATTGATACTTATTTAGCAAAGAAAAATGGAATTTCAGTTGAAGAATTGAGGCCATGGCATTATCAAAATAGATTCTTTCAGGAAGCTCCAAGTATGTATGATGTTGATTTGGACAAATATTATAAAGGAAAAGATATTGAAAAGTTAACAAGCTCTTATTATGCCGGAATTGGATTAGATATTACCGATATTCTAGCCAATAGTGATTTATACGAAAAGCCTGGCAAAAACCAACATGCATTCTGTATTGATATTGATAATGAAGGAGATGTTAGAATATTGTGTAATATCAAAGATAATAGTTCATGGATGAATACCATGCTACATGAATATGGGCATGGCGTTTATGATAAATACATTGACAGGGATTTGCCTTATGTTTTAAGAGATCCAGCTCATACGTTTACAACTGAAGCTATTGCTCAAATGTTTGGTCGTTTTGCTTCCAATCCACAATGGTTAAAGGATGTTGTTGGCATTTCGTCTAAAGAAAAAAGAGCTATTACTGAGGAAAGTTTAAATACTTTAAGGTTGGAGCAATTGGTTTTTAGTCGTTGGGCACAAGTGATGTACAGATTTGAGAAAGGTATGTATGAAAATCCTGATCAGGATTTAAATAAATTGTGGTGGGATTTAGTAGAACAATATCAAATGGTGACAAGACCAGATAACAGGCAAGCTCCGGATTGGGCCAGTAAAGTGCATATTGCCACATCGCCATGTTACTACCATAATTATTTGCTAGGTGAACTCTTAGCTTCTCAGTTGTACTATTACATTACCAAAGAAATATTCAAGTCTGAAGATTATAAAAATCAAAGTTTTGCCAATAATAAAGCAGTTGGGGATTATTTATTAGAGAATATATTTAAACCTGGTGCTCGTTACTATTGGAATGACATGATTGAAAAAGCTACAGGAGAAAAATTAACTGCTAAATATTATGCAATGCAGTTTGTGAAAAATAAATAA
- a CDS encoding MarR family transcriptional regulator, translating to MEIKDQVFNTIKTSEKPLKAAEVAEIMGVDKKEVDKAIKTLKKEEAIISPKVCYYTAK from the coding sequence ATGGAAATCAAAGATCAAGTATTCAATACAATTAAAACATCCGAAAAACCACTCAAAGCTGCTGAAGTAGCAGAAATCATGGGTGTCGACAAAAAAGAAGTGGATAAAGCCATCAAAACACTCAAAAAGGAAGAAGCAATTATTTCACCTAAGGTGTGTTATTATACGGCAAAGTAA
- a CDS encoding methyltransferase domain-containing protein, which translates to MTVVNKEAKILDLCKNKSVLDVGAIGQENNYKNPNWLHAKIKNSAKSIVGVDIIQDEIDKLKEHDYHFINWNTLKQLKSKFEVIVMADIIEHVGNPQELLQQYIPFMEDDGIIVITTPNSNRARNFLSILFFNKYGMNPEHTMWFCPKTMTELINRTRLQAYEFFWLSEYNSKSKISFSKYILLKIEKLFAFFRKDFSPAFMFIVSKK; encoded by the coding sequence TTGACAGTAGTTAATAAAGAAGCAAAAATTCTAGATTTATGCAAAAACAAGTCAGTACTTGACGTTGGTGCAATAGGTCAGGAAAACAATTACAAAAACCCAAACTGGTTACACGCAAAGATCAAAAATTCAGCAAAAAGTATTGTTGGAGTTGATATTATACAAGATGAAATTGATAAACTTAAAGAACATGATTATCATTTTATTAATTGGAATACTCTAAAGCAACTGAAATCTAAATTTGAGGTAATAGTCATGGCGGACATAATCGAACATGTTGGAAATCCGCAAGAATTGCTTCAACAATACATTCCATTTATGGAAGATGATGGCATAATTGTGATTACTACACCTAACTCGAATCGAGCTCGAAACTTTCTATCTATTTTGTTCTTCAATAAATATGGAATGAACCCTGAACATACCATGTGGTTTTGCCCAAAAACAATGACTGAATTAATTAATAGAACCAGACTACAAGCTTATGAATTCTTTTGGCTAAGCGAATATAATAGCAAATCAAAAATTAGTTTTTCAAAATATATTCTTCTAAAAATAGAAAAGTTATTCGCTTTTTTTAGGAAGGATTTCAGTCCTGCATTTATGTTTATTGTATCTAAAAAGTAA